The Hahella sp. HNIBRBA332 genome window below encodes:
- a CDS encoding WD40 repeat domain-containing protein has product MRVPRTYLWKSLSLILSACLLLSGCGGKGPESSLKVAQQGLLSAGLSADAGYALIGSLQHGGSLWVLGKNERLYNWNHEQGEFSTIRAVAMADDAKLAITAVDADLVVWNVSDGHSLNFWRAPDKISNIAIGPNDKYALLGMRSNQAVYFDLQKGQSRYEFPHKAEVTSVDISGDNRWAITGSDDQSARLWRLDTGALVHTFSHSNQVKTVALSNDGALAFSAAQREDAVIWDAISGDAKAKLSYRYENFTSARFSADGRRLLLGTFRGDIYLVDVANGNEIGYWSAKARRIWGPASSGAVLDMAFAANGEVIAITSDGMLERFKL; this is encoded by the coding sequence ATGCGCGTCCCAAGGACTTACCTGTGGAAATCCCTGTCGCTGATTTTATCGGCCTGTTTGCTGCTTTCCGGCTGTGGCGGCAAAGGGCCTGAAAGTTCATTGAAAGTAGCGCAGCAAGGTTTGCTCAGCGCCGGACTGTCGGCTGACGCAGGCTATGCGCTGATCGGTTCGCTTCAGCATGGGGGGAGTTTGTGGGTGTTGGGCAAGAACGAGCGGCTCTACAACTGGAATCATGAACAGGGCGAGTTTAGCACCATCCGCGCGGTGGCGATGGCCGATGACGCCAAGCTGGCTATTACTGCAGTGGATGCAGACTTGGTTGTATGGAATGTGTCGGACGGCCACTCGCTCAATTTTTGGCGTGCGCCGGATAAAATCTCCAACATCGCTATCGGCCCTAACGATAAATACGCTTTGCTCGGCATGCGCAGCAACCAGGCGGTGTATTTTGATCTGCAAAAAGGCCAATCCCGCTATGAGTTTCCCCATAAGGCAGAAGTGACGTCGGTGGATATTTCCGGCGACAACCGTTGGGCGATTACAGGGTCGGATGACCAGAGCGCGCGTTTGTGGCGATTAGACACCGGCGCATTGGTGCATACTTTCTCTCACTCCAATCAGGTAAAAACAGTCGCGCTTTCCAACGACGGCGCGTTGGCGTTTTCCGCTGCGCAGAGAGAGGACGCCGTTATCTGGGACGCCATTAGCGGCGACGCCAAAGCCAAGCTGTCCTATCGCTATGAAAACTTCACCAGCGCCCGATTTTCCGCAGACGGGCGTCGTTTGTTACTCGGGACTTTCCGTGGTGATATTTATCTCGTTGACGTCGCGAACGGCAATGAAATCGGATACTGGTCCGCCAAGGCAAGGCGCATATGGGGCCCCGCCAGTAGCGGGGCTGTGTTGGACATGGCGTTCGCCGCAAATGGAGAAGTGATCGCCATTACGTCCGATGGCATGCTGGAGCGGTTTAAGCTCTAG
- a CDS encoding glutathione S-transferase family protein: MIDLYTAATPNGHKISIALEEMALPYTVIAMDLSSGVQKKPEFLMLNPNGRIPTIVDRDNDDFVVFESGAILVYLGEKSGKFYPTEAKKRSQVMQWLMFQMGGIGPMMGQANVFFRYFPEKLQPAIDRYQNEVKRLFGVLDGHLADHQYLADDYSIADIANWAWVRTHDWSGVDIADLPHLTRWVHEIAARPAVQKGIEIPKRAEPEEVVKGVQSILVR, translated from the coding sequence ATGATAGACCTGTACACCGCCGCCACTCCTAACGGGCATAAAATCAGCATCGCCCTGGAAGAGATGGCCCTCCCCTATACTGTGATCGCGATGGATTTGAGTTCCGGCGTGCAGAAAAAGCCGGAATTCCTGATGCTGAATCCCAACGGTCGCATCCCGACTATCGTGGACCGGGATAACGATGATTTTGTCGTTTTCGAGTCCGGCGCCATCCTGGTTTATCTGGGTGAAAAGTCTGGTAAGTTTTATCCTACGGAAGCGAAGAAGCGCTCTCAGGTTATGCAGTGGCTGATGTTTCAGATGGGCGGCATTGGACCCATGATGGGACAGGCGAACGTATTCTTCCGCTATTTCCCGGAAAAACTGCAGCCCGCCATTGATCGCTATCAGAATGAAGTAAAGCGCCTTTTCGGCGTGCTGGATGGGCATTTGGCGGATCATCAATACCTGGCGGACGACTATTCCATCGCCGATATCGCCAACTGGGCCTGGGTGCGCACGCATGACTGGTCTGGCGTCGATATCGCGGACCTTCCCCATCTGACTCGTTGGGTGCATGAAATCGCTGCGCGCCCCGCCGTTCAAAAGGGTATCGAGATTCCCAAGCGAGCAGAGCCGGAGGAGGTAGTAAAAGGCGTTCAGTCCATCCTTGTAAGGTAA
- a CDS encoding glutathione S-transferase family protein yields MKIYQARIAPNPRRVRIFLAEKDIAMEYVEVDIQKGEQHSPEFKQKNALGLLPVLELDDGSHLSESIAICRYFEEIQSEPPLFGRDAKEKAIVEMWIRRCDFYFMFPTGMCFQNTSDYFKGLKRQVPEWGELCREKSGKFFNLLNNHFEHNAYLAGDYFSIADISAFCTVDFAKVIQQRIQPEHTHLQRWYEAVAARPSSKA; encoded by the coding sequence ATGAAAATATATCAGGCACGGATTGCTCCCAACCCTCGTAGAGTAAGAATTTTCCTCGCGGAAAAAGACATTGCGATGGAGTATGTCGAAGTCGACATTCAGAAAGGAGAACAGCACAGCCCTGAATTCAAACAGAAAAATGCGTTGGGCCTGCTCCCGGTGCTGGAGCTGGACGATGGCTCCCATTTGTCGGAATCCATCGCCATCTGCCGCTACTTCGAAGAGATTCAATCTGAGCCGCCTCTGTTTGGACGAGACGCGAAAGAAAAAGCGATCGTCGAGATGTGGATCAGGCGCTGCGACTTCTATTTCATGTTCCCCACCGGCATGTGTTTCCAAAACACGTCCGACTATTTCAAAGGACTCAAGCGTCAGGTTCCCGAGTGGGGCGAGCTATGTCGCGAAAAATCAGGCAAGTTTTTCAATCTGTTGAACAACCATTTTGAGCATAACGCCTATCTGGCCGGCGATTACTTCAGCATCGCCGATATCAGCGCGTTCTGCACAGTGGACTTCGCCAAGGTGATTCAGCAGCGAATTCAACCAGAACATACTCATTTGCAGCGCTGGTATGAGGCGGTCGCGGCGCGGCCGTCCAGTAAAGCTTAA
- a CDS encoding TetR/AcrR family transcriptional regulator: MGRPTAFDPQEKLHIAMKLFWRQGFEATSLQQLCDELELNRFSIYNTFGDKRALFHLTLDHYLNTVIRRIAAPLLHDDAELDAVVEYLAGLSAGLCSEGGRVGCYVQNAGSEMGSVDELVQKKVDDWLRQLEMLLAQALIRARDNNGLRGDIDAEAAACYLVSVTQGLIALRRTCSRQCRVENAFKFLMQEVRGWAA; the protein is encoded by the coding sequence ATGGGAAGACCTACCGCATTTGACCCACAAGAAAAACTGCATATCGCCATGAAACTGTTCTGGCGGCAGGGCTTCGAAGCCACTTCGTTACAGCAGTTATGTGACGAGCTGGAATTGAACCGCTTCAGTATTTACAACACTTTTGGCGATAAACGCGCGCTGTTTCATTTAACGCTCGATCATTACTTGAATACGGTCATCCGGCGTATCGCCGCGCCGTTGTTGCATGACGATGCTGAGCTGGACGCGGTCGTGGAGTATTTGGCGGGGTTGAGCGCAGGGCTGTGCAGTGAAGGCGGTCGGGTAGGTTGTTATGTTCAGAATGCGGGTTCTGAGATGGGTAGCGTGGACGAACTTGTGCAGAAAAAAGTGGATGACTGGCTACGCCAACTGGAGATGTTATTAGCCCAGGCTTTGATCCGTGCGCGGGACAATAACGGTTTGCGTGGGGATATCGATGCAGAAGCCGCCGCCTGTTATCTGGTGAGCGTTACTCAGGGGCTCATCGCTTTGCGTCGCACCTGCAGCAGGCAGTGTCGGGTGGAGAACGCATTCAAATTCCTGATGCAGGAAGTAAGAGGGTGGGCGGCGTAG
- a CDS encoding glycine zipper 2TM domain-containing protein, with the protein MKIKTLAVAALSVTLATPAFAGGRHHRGGSEFDYAKVVDVEPITKSVEHRTPRESCWTEQVRHDAPRQSSDSYTGTILGGVIGGAIGNAVGHKKRNKQVGTAVGAILGASIGHDLSNRGSTSHSQSYYTNERRCETTYDVEYVQETMGYWVTYKYQGREYRTRMDQYPGDRIRIRVTVEPA; encoded by the coding sequence ATGAAAATCAAAACACTGGCAGTCGCCGCACTTTCAGTTACCCTGGCCACACCGGCTTTCGCCGGCGGTCGTCACCACCGCGGTGGTTCTGAATTCGATTACGCCAAAGTGGTGGACGTGGAGCCTATCACTAAATCCGTTGAGCATCGCACGCCTCGCGAGTCCTGCTGGACTGAGCAAGTGCGCCACGACGCGCCGCGTCAGTCTTCTGACTCTTACACTGGCACTATCCTTGGCGGCGTCATCGGCGGGGCCATTGGTAACGCGGTAGGGCACAAGAAGCGCAATAAGCAGGTTGGCACAGCGGTAGGCGCGATATTGGGCGCGTCTATCGGGCATGATCTATCCAATCGGGGATCAACCTCTCATTCCCAGTCTTACTACACCAATGAAAGACGTTGCGAAACCACCTACGACGTGGAATATGTGCAGGAGACTATGGGATACTGGGTGACCTATAAGTATCAGGGACGCGAATACCGCACCCGCATGGACCAGTACCCGGGTGATCGCATTCGTATCAGAGTGACTGTGGAGCCCGCCTGA
- a CDS encoding PepSY domain-containing protein, whose translation MTRTLLLTSILLTAWLHTPAVLAAPAFGYSPSQADSLLLADVSEQDAASLVRQVSGGRVLKVESQGDVYRVKVLLPNGVVKTYVVERSSGRVS comes from the coding sequence ATGACCAGAACATTGCTCTTAACATCCATTTTACTGACAGCCTGGCTGCATACGCCGGCTGTGTTGGCCGCCCCGGCCTTCGGTTATTCACCCTCGCAAGCGGACTCCTTGTTGCTGGCGGACGTGAGTGAGCAGGACGCCGCCAGTCTGGTGCGTCAGGTAAGTGGAGGACGCGTGCTGAAAGTCGAGTCCCAGGGCGATGTCTATCGGGTGAAAGTTTTGCTTCCCAACGGAGTGGTGAAAACCTACGTAGTTGAGCGCAGCTCGGGAAGAGTCAGCTAA
- a CDS encoding response regulator transcription factor encodes MRILLVEDEALLRGQLRDELVKHGYAVDTAEDGEVAAYLGKENPYDLAVVDLGLPKRTGLEVIQEWRGMGKEFPILILTARGHWQDKVSGLEAGADDYLVKPFHVAELMARLSALLRRSSGFSSPVIQAGPMTLDTRAKLVQIDGSALELTAYEYNTLEYLVHRAGQAVSKTELTEHLYAQDFDRDSNVIEVFIGRLRKKLDPEGVNKPITTLRGQGYRFNWSPQKTA; translated from the coding sequence ATGCGAATACTATTGGTCGAAGACGAAGCGTTGTTACGTGGCCAATTACGGGACGAACTGGTTAAACATGGCTACGCCGTAGACACGGCGGAAGACGGCGAGGTCGCCGCTTATCTGGGTAAAGAAAACCCTTATGACCTTGCCGTCGTCGACCTGGGCCTGCCCAAACGCACCGGCCTGGAGGTGATCCAGGAGTGGCGCGGCATGGGCAAAGAGTTCCCCATTCTCATCCTTACCGCGCGCGGCCACTGGCAGGATAAAGTCAGTGGTCTGGAAGCCGGCGCGGACGATTATCTGGTGAAGCCTTTTCACGTCGCTGAATTAATGGCGCGGTTGAGCGCCTTGCTGAGACGCTCTTCCGGGTTCAGCAGTCCAGTGATACAAGCCGGCCCTATGACCCTGGATACCCGCGCCAAACTGGTGCAAATCGATGGCTCCGCTCTGGAGCTGACCGCCTACGAGTACAACACGCTTGAATATCTGGTGCACCGCGCCGGTCAGGCGGTGTCCAAAACTGAATTGACGGAGCATCTGTACGCGCAGGATTTTGATCGTGACAGCAATGTCATAGAGGTTTTTATCGGCCGCTTACGCAAAAAGCTGGACCCGGAAGGGGTCAACAAACCGATCACCACCTTGCGCGGCCAGGGCTACCGGTTTAACTGGTCGCCGCAGAAGACCGCCTGA
- a CDS encoding ATP-binding protein, which translates to MRRLSLRARFWLLTLVIPFFVVSAGWVVYVAYQESLERAHIDRLSAHLYLLLAAAEPSGDSLQLPEELQESRFNQAQSGLVAVVRNSDGFIVWQSRSSLGLPQTLPWLAPETEPGRIFHRRVDARPGYLQVQLPALFAVDSGLVENGFRRYVFEVWQQASLLEQESRSFTTTLSIGLVIVTLALCAIVALFLGWALRPLQNVTRELGAIEKGEMDTLSENYPKEIAALTHALNTVLDVERRQRERYRNSLGDLAHSLKTPLAVLRGAIDMNEEERRRTLGEQVARMDDVVTYQLKRASAGGEGVWHKPTPILPLVTRVTSVLQKVYADRGMYCEINVAEDVAFLADEADLMEMLGNLIDNAFKYGDAEVSIHASGEVDGFVTLSINNDGPGIPAHDWEKALQRGVRLDSRPIGQGIGLSVVRELVESYRGELKLASGVSDGVTIEMIMPGRVVS; encoded by the coding sequence GTGCGGCGGCTCTCACTTCGCGCCCGCTTCTGGCTGCTCACCCTGGTTATTCCCTTTTTCGTGGTGTCGGCGGGGTGGGTGGTCTATGTCGCCTATCAGGAAAGTCTGGAGCGGGCTCATATCGATCGGCTCAGCGCACACCTTTATTTATTGTTGGCGGCGGCGGAGCCTTCTGGCGATAGCCTGCAACTGCCGGAAGAACTGCAGGAGAGTCGTTTTAATCAGGCCCAGTCGGGTCTGGTTGCCGTTGTGCGTAACAGCGACGGCTTTATCGTCTGGCAGTCCCGCTCCAGTTTAGGCCTCCCGCAGACCTTGCCCTGGCTGGCGCCGGAGACGGAGCCAGGCCGGATTTTCCATCGCCGCGTAGACGCCAGGCCAGGCTATCTGCAGGTGCAACTACCGGCGCTGTTCGCGGTGGATAGCGGTCTCGTTGAAAACGGCTTTCGTCGCTATGTCTTTGAGGTTTGGCAGCAGGCTTCTTTGCTGGAGCAGGAGTCCCGTTCTTTCACCACCACGCTTTCTATCGGTCTGGTGATTGTCACATTGGCCTTGTGCGCTATTGTTGCCCTGTTCCTGGGCTGGGCGCTGCGGCCTTTGCAAAATGTGACCCGGGAATTGGGGGCGATTGAAAAAGGTGAAATGGACACATTATCGGAAAACTATCCCAAAGAAATCGCCGCGTTGACCCACGCGCTGAACACGGTGTTGGACGTGGAACGGCGACAGCGGGAGCGCTATCGCAATAGTCTCGGAGACTTGGCGCATAGTCTGAAGACGCCGCTGGCGGTGCTGCGCGGCGCCATTGATATGAATGAGGAAGAGCGTCGGCGCACTCTGGGTGAGCAGGTTGCGCGCATGGACGACGTAGTGACCTACCAGCTCAAGCGCGCCAGCGCCGGTGGGGAAGGCGTCTGGCATAAACCGACGCCTATTCTGCCCTTGGTCACTCGCGTCACGTCTGTTTTGCAGAAAGTCTATGCTGACCGAGGTATGTATTGTGAAATCAACGTGGCTGAAGATGTGGCGTTTCTCGCAGATGAAGCGGACTTGATGGAGATGCTGGGCAATCTGATCGATAACGCTTTTAAATACGGCGATGCGGAAGTGTCTATTCATGCTTCCGGCGAAGTAGACGGCTTCGTGACGCTGTCGATCAACAATGATGGTCCAGGCATTCCCGCGCATGATTGGGAAAAAGCGCTACAGCGAGGTGTGCGTTTGGATAGTCGCCCGATTGGGCAGGGCATTGGGCTTTCCGTCGTGCGCGAGCTGGTGGAAAGCTATCGCGGCGAATTGAAGCTGGCTTCAGGAGTCAGCGATGGCGTGACGATTGAAATGATCATGCCCGGGCGGGTTGTTAGCTGA
- a CDS encoding Dps family protein, which yields MSDINIGLTENARQNIAHSLSRLLADSYTLYLKTQNFHWNVTGPRFQEVHALTEMHYTDLAAAIDAIAERIRALGEFAPGSYSSYQKLASLKEESGVPAANEMLAVLAKDHEQIARNIREALPAAQEATDESSASLLSDRLSVHEKTAWMLRSMV from the coding sequence ATGTCAGATATCAATATCGGATTAACTGAAAACGCCCGTCAGAATATCGCGCACTCGCTGTCCAGGTTGCTGGCGGACAGCTATACCCTGTACCTGAAAACACAGAATTTCCACTGGAACGTCACCGGTCCCCGGTTTCAGGAAGTACACGCCCTGACGGAAATGCATTACACCGATCTGGCGGCCGCCATTGACGCTATCGCCGAACGTATTCGCGCTCTGGGCGAATTCGCCCCGGGCAGCTACTCCAGCTACCAGAAGCTGGCGTCTTTGAAGGAAGAGTCCGGCGTGCCTGCGGCAAATGAGATGCTGGCGGTGCTGGCGAAAGACCACGAGCAGATCGCCCGGAATATTCGCGAGGCGTTGCCTGCGGCTCAGGAAGCGACGGACGAAAGCTCTGCGTCGCTGCTTTCCGACCGCTTGAGCGTGCATGAGAAGACCGCCTGGATGTTGCGCAGCATGGTTTGA
- a CDS encoding alpha-amylase family glycosyl hydrolase: MQLNKAAALLSFSVLVAGCSGGGSSSGGSTPAAPSYQTYACNQEIYDKAKALRIYQVMVESFIDGDLNANYGAGYGSSHHRGDLQGITDSLDYIKNLGMNAIWLTPVFHSSPISGQDEWADRLDATGYFTSDYFSIDPNFGTMAQARELVEQAHARGIYVFFDGVFGHFKSNAGDFPSPQGRMVSANGVAQAGTGREAVYPNDLDFFKEVAAYWVKELKIDGWRLDQAYQVPTGAWGEIRKSVEDASKSVTYTMNGEQVNPLGYMVGEVWKGEAEIAAQAYGSVAQPGLCSSFDFPMRYRVVQALGVEESGHRSAAVSTLKEGYATQAVYPAHALPNGFLTNHDLVRFGDLLQRGKIANPGEDRYADLHKAAYSFLAAYTGPITLYYGDEIGDEVAGFSDRVACESDNGVGAKAGLCDDHVSRSSAKVEGLPSGEDGALFAADAKQTEIRDYIRDLMAIRAAHPALYAGTRTSVNHGQSGKVYVDRKQAGSDVVLYLLNITGDPVTVELEGTAVGSSGNLKDLMSAEEIALLSGYHSIPVEPYSARFMLVTAPAL; encoded by the coding sequence ATGCAGTTGAACAAAGCGGCGGCGTTATTGTCGTTCAGCGTTTTGGTGGCCGGATGCAGCGGTGGCGGAAGCAGCTCTGGCGGCTCCACGCCCGCAGCACCAAGTTACCAGACTTATGCCTGTAATCAGGAAATTTACGATAAAGCCAAAGCGTTGCGCATCTATCAGGTGATGGTGGAGTCGTTCATCGATGGCGACCTGAACGCCAACTACGGCGCGGGATACGGAAGCAGTCACCATCGCGGCGACTTGCAGGGAATTACCGACTCTCTGGACTACATCAAGAATCTGGGCATGAACGCGATCTGGTTGACGCCGGTGTTTCATAGCTCTCCCATCTCCGGGCAGGATGAATGGGCGGATCGCCTTGACGCGACCGGCTATTTCACCAGCGACTACTTTTCCATCGATCCTAATTTCGGCACGATGGCGCAAGCCCGGGAGCTGGTGGAGCAGGCGCACGCACGCGGCATCTATGTTTTCTTTGATGGCGTCTTCGGCCATTTCAAGAGTAATGCCGGCGACTTCCCTTCACCGCAAGGGCGCATGGTCAGCGCTAATGGCGTCGCCCAGGCTGGGACGGGGAGAGAAGCGGTTTATCCCAATGATCTCGATTTCTTTAAGGAAGTCGCCGCCTATTGGGTGAAAGAGCTGAAGATTGATGGATGGCGTTTGGATCAGGCTTATCAGGTTCCAACCGGCGCCTGGGGAGAAATCCGCAAGTCTGTGGAAGACGCCTCTAAAAGCGTGACTTACACCATGAACGGAGAGCAGGTGAATCCGTTGGGGTATATGGTCGGCGAAGTCTGGAAAGGCGAGGCGGAAATCGCTGCGCAGGCATACGGCTCCGTAGCCCAGCCCGGCTTGTGCTCCTCTTTTGATTTCCCCATGCGTTATCGGGTTGTCCAGGCGTTGGGAGTGGAAGAAAGCGGACATCGATCCGCCGCCGTTTCGACGCTCAAGGAAGGATACGCCACCCAGGCGGTCTATCCGGCGCATGCACTGCCTAATGGCTTCCTGACCAATCATGATCTGGTGCGTTTTGGCGACCTGTTGCAACGGGGCAAAATCGCCAATCCGGGCGAAGATCGTTATGCCGACCTGCATAAAGCAGCCTACAGCTTCCTTGCCGCATACACGGGTCCTATTACGTTGTACTACGGAGACGAAATTGGCGATGAAGTGGCCGGCTTCTCGGATCGCGTCGCATGCGAGTCCGACAATGGCGTGGGCGCGAAAGCGGGCTTGTGCGACGACCATGTCTCTCGCTCCAGCGCCAAGGTGGAAGGTTTGCCGAGCGGGGAAGATGGCGCGTTATTCGCGGCTGACGCCAAACAAACGGAAATACGCGACTACATTCGCGATCTGATGGCGATACGCGCCGCCCATCCCGCCCTGTATGCAGGAACGCGGACGTCGGTCAATCATGGTCAGTCAGGTAAAGTTTATGTCGACCGTAAGCAGGCAGGGAGCGACGTGGTGCTATATCTACTGAATATTACTGGCGATCCCGTCACCGTTGAGCTGGAAGGAACGGCCGTCGGCAGTAGTGGGAACCTGAAAGATCTGATGAGCGCAGAGGAAATCGCTCTATTGTCCGGTTACCACAGTATCCCGGTAGAGCCTTACAGTGCGCGCTTTATGCT